A single window of Granulicella sibirica DNA harbors:
- a CDS encoding prephenate dehydratase, with amino-acid sequence MKNDRIAIQGELGSNSHMAALAMLGEMEIVPCALSAEVFNRVVSGDVDGAVLPIENSLHGSVAEHYDLLLERPVEVRAESMLRIRHCVIATPGVRLEEVRRVMSHPVALSQCRRWLHAHPEIEVVPFYDTAGSVKRLMSDGLRDAAGIAPELAARQYGAEILVGGIEDHVENFTRFYLLGREGGLGVKAPGEGVPDKMSLAFSLEHRPGTLVAALELLAAAGVNLTKIESRPVISHPWEYIFHVDVRFENAGLADAAVEAMRRHCGRLKVLGRYRGA; translated from the coding sequence TTGAAGAACGACAGAATTGCAATACAGGGCGAGCTTGGTTCAAACAGCCATATGGCTGCGCTTGCAATGCTCGGTGAGATGGAAATAGTGCCGTGCGCACTCTCGGCGGAGGTCTTCAACCGTGTGGTCTCGGGCGACGTCGATGGCGCGGTGTTGCCGATCGAAAATAGCCTGCATGGTTCGGTCGCCGAACACTACGATCTTCTGCTCGAGAGACCGGTCGAAGTAAGAGCCGAGAGCATGCTGCGGATACGCCACTGTGTGATCGCTACTCCGGGAGTTCGCCTGGAAGAGGTTCGTCGAGTGATGTCGCACCCCGTGGCGTTGTCACAGTGCAGGCGCTGGCTGCATGCTCATCCCGAAATCGAAGTGGTTCCGTTTTACGACACCGCGGGCAGTGTGAAGCGGCTGATGTCTGACGGACTCAGAGACGCGGCTGGTATCGCGCCGGAGCTGGCCGCTCGTCAGTATGGTGCTGAGATTCTTGTCGGGGGGATCGAGGACCACGTGGAGAACTTCACGCGCTTCTACCTGCTCGGCCGGGAGGGCGGTTTGGGGGTAAAAGCTCCGGGTGAAGGGGTGCCTGACAAGATGAGCCTGGCGTTCTCGCTCGAACACCGGCCGGGAACGCTGGTAGCGGCCTTGGAACTGCTCGCTGCGGCGGGAGTGAATCTGACCAAGATCGAGTCGCGTCCAGTAATCTCTCATCCGTGGGAATACATCTTCCACGTGGACGTGAGGTTCGAGAACGCCGGGCTGGCGGATGCGGCCGTCGAAGCCATGCGGCGGCATTGCGGGCGGTTGAAGGTTCTGGGGCGCTACCGGGGAGCCTAA
- a CDS encoding translocation/assembly module TamB domain-containing protein, translated as MSADNEKRAEEMELPETKRKRFHLGHAAMWTIGGLLTLILIVLAGAAWYTTTDSFQRRVGKQVVSILEDSTGGKVDLTKINFNLWHLAIEADGLVIHGLEGPGEAPYLSADRILVRIKITSFLSHTTGAGVASHIGLSLLRVEQPHVHLIIDKDGKTNQPVPKHPSTSTTPLQDTLLDLKAADAELVNGLAILNDKAIPFDLAARDLQAQVNYLPSSDRYGMTIDLKDLRTKMQKSPEAQSKVHVEAQFGRDMAELSKFDLHTSAASDLHASASVTHFANPEWQAAVNGQLELKQISVLSGFPGLNAGAVDLDIKGRNCEVAPAVAQKKPSIFRRRKNDQIKQPTKVLPPDPDCKSGYLLVGSAKLHNAAYQDEYVRLHDVNGGADLHITPTELLFTALTGYLPGGGSAVGQLRIVNWLGEVPATAPATSPTTTAVVSTANKTAVAVGAQAPVTGSTVITPVEPAHAFLKVTIDKIPLRTIMDIAAPKGYGDLGFDTAASGPVEVEWGGPATDIAASVLVDADVRLAPTGVKRRGAPSNIPVSGQVLAHYDGKTEVVNIKQLNARTPGTTVTASGVLGVNLGDRLTALQLDATVRDIGEYDQLLQTLGFEANGKKGSAAIPVDLHGQLAFRGTASGPIKNLNVKGHLQGDQLKVKLGTETNVQIDSIVADADYSPVGLTVASSTIKQGSAVLNVGGAFKPRRVVSRRGVVTYAWDDASVDAKVQLADAQVKDVLTIAGQQDKVDLSGIIGVNGHVVGTFKSLNGSGQISLRNGVAYGEPYESALVTLDVKGQDIEASQIALQLHGMKIGGSGGYNLASKHFHAHIEGDNLVLSKFTTVQNAKVNADGTLSLVADANGTVTEPNLKAHVGLTNVTAQGKPVGDLTADIHSEASTVFYTAKSNLVGAQVQAAGQTSLVGDYQTKAHVTIAGFDVGKPLALFGDSSLRGTSDINGSIDVSGPAKTPVLMAGTADFTNFDLKLNGYEIKAAETLKISLKNGIATLDQVHITGQDTDLRASGTAQVFGSTNPQGGALNIKASGSVSPALAHTFDPDIIASGKVTFEIGAGGQVKNPALTGQVKFEKVNLAVDGIPNGLTNMNGTLAFNEDRLEVQDLSATTGGGLLKIGGFLTYRNGVYADLTATGDVVRVRLYGLSATANAKLRLQGNLQSALLSGNVLLTRFGIGADVDFAAFAGTGGVSAPPDPDAATNKIRMDVHITSSPQLDFQNSYAKLAGTVDLTVRGTVAVPTVLGRIQITDGSATFAGTTYQLQRGDIYFTNPVRIDPVIDLDATARVENYDVTIGLHGTTTSLKPTYRSEPPLSEADVFNLLALGRTQEEAQLYQEQQVQAGTDPTTSALLGGALNATVSSRVSKLFGVGSVKIDPAFVGTLGTSSARITVQQQISRQIQLTFATNVNSSAQELIQVQYQVTPKVSIVATRDETGVFSIVYKIRHLYR; from the coding sequence TTGAGTGCTGACAACGAGAAGCGTGCCGAGGAGATGGAGTTGCCGGAGACGAAGCGGAAGAGATTCCACCTTGGTCATGCCGCCATGTGGACCATAGGCGGATTACTGACGCTCATTCTGATTGTGCTTGCGGGAGCAGCCTGGTACACGACGACCGACAGCTTTCAACGACGTGTCGGCAAACAAGTCGTCAGCATCCTTGAAGACTCGACCGGTGGTAAGGTCGATCTCACCAAGATCAATTTCAATCTGTGGCATCTGGCGATCGAGGCAGATGGGCTCGTGATCCATGGTCTTGAGGGTCCGGGCGAAGCACCATATCTTTCGGCGGACAGGATCCTCGTTCGCATCAAGATCACCAGTTTTCTCTCTCACACGACGGGCGCCGGCGTGGCTTCACATATTGGGCTGAGCCTGCTCCGGGTGGAGCAGCCGCACGTCCACCTGATTATCGACAAGGATGGAAAGACAAACCAGCCCGTTCCAAAGCATCCCTCGACGAGTACGACTCCGCTTCAGGACACTCTGCTCGATTTGAAGGCTGCTGACGCGGAACTGGTAAATGGGCTCGCCATCCTGAACGACAAGGCTATTCCCTTCGATCTCGCGGCGCGTGATCTTCAGGCGCAGGTGAACTATCTTCCTTCGAGCGATCGTTACGGAATGACGATCGACCTGAAGGACCTGCGGACGAAGATGCAGAAGTCTCCCGAGGCTCAGTCGAAGGTGCATGTCGAGGCGCAGTTCGGCAGGGATATGGCCGAGCTTTCAAAGTTCGATCTGCATACAAGCGCTGCGTCCGATCTGCACGCATCGGCCTCGGTTACACATTTCGCGAATCCGGAGTGGCAAGCTGCGGTGAATGGGCAGCTTGAGCTGAAGCAGATCTCGGTGTTGTCAGGATTCCCTGGGCTGAATGCGGGTGCCGTCGATCTGGATATCAAGGGGAGGAACTGCGAGGTCGCGCCGGCCGTGGCGCAGAAGAAGCCAAGCATCTTCCGCCGGAGAAAGAACGATCAGATAAAGCAGCCGACAAAGGTGCTTCCTCCGGATCCCGACTGCAAGTCCGGATATCTGCTGGTCGGGTCCGCGAAGCTGCACAACGCTGCGTATCAGGATGAGTATGTCCGGCTGCACGACGTAAACGGAGGCGCGGATCTCCACATTACCCCGACGGAGCTCTTGTTTACCGCGCTTACGGGATATCTTCCTGGTGGCGGAAGCGCGGTCGGCCAGCTGCGCATCGTGAACTGGCTGGGCGAGGTTCCGGCGACGGCACCGGCCACTTCGCCGACGACCACAGCGGTGGTTTCGACTGCGAATAAGACCGCTGTCGCTGTCGGCGCTCAGGCCCCGGTGACTGGGTCCACGGTGATCACGCCGGTTGAGCCAGCTCATGCGTTTCTGAAGGTGACGATCGATAAAATTCCCCTGCGAACGATCATGGACATCGCGGCGCCCAAAGGTTACGGAGACCTTGGATTCGATACCGCTGCCAGCGGGCCTGTGGAAGTTGAGTGGGGTGGGCCTGCGACGGATATTGCGGCAAGCGTGCTTGTGGACGCGGATGTACGGCTGGCGCCTACAGGGGTAAAGCGTCGCGGCGCGCCGAGCAATATTCCGGTAAGTGGCCAGGTGCTGGCGCATTACGACGGAAAGACCGAAGTGGTGAACATCAAGCAGTTGAACGCTCGTACGCCGGGAACGACGGTGACAGCGAGCGGTGTTCTTGGAGTGAACCTCGGTGACAGGCTGACAGCGCTGCAGCTCGATGCGACGGTTCGAGATATAGGGGAGTATGACCAGTTACTCCAAACCCTCGGATTCGAGGCGAATGGAAAGAAGGGAAGCGCAGCGATTCCGGTCGATCTTCATGGGCAGCTTGCCTTCCGCGGGACGGCTTCGGGACCGATCAAGAATCTGAACGTAAAGGGCCATCTGCAGGGCGATCAGTTGAAGGTGAAGCTAGGCACCGAGACCAACGTGCAGATCGACTCGATCGTCGCCGATGCCGACTACTCTCCGGTGGGGCTTACGGTCGCGAGTTCGACCATCAAGCAGGGGTCGGCGGTGCTGAATGTTGGTGGAGCGTTCAAGCCGCGCCGGGTCGTTTCACGTCGTGGCGTGGTGACGTATGCGTGGGACGACGCATCCGTTGATGCGAAGGTGCAGCTTGCCGACGCGCAGGTGAAGGACGTCCTGACGATCGCCGGGCAGCAGGACAAGGTGGATCTCAGCGGCATCATCGGCGTGAATGGCCATGTCGTTGGGACGTTCAAGAGCCTGAATGGCAGTGGACAGATTTCGCTGCGAAACGGCGTGGCCTATGGCGAGCCGTACGAGTCCGCGCTTGTGACGCTCGATGTCAAGGGACAGGATATCGAGGCAAGCCAGATCGCGTTGCAGTTGCATGGAATGAAGATTGGCGGCAGCGGCGGTTATAACCTGGCTTCGAAGCATTTCCACGCGCATATCGAGGGCGACAACCTTGTGCTGTCGAAGTTCACTACAGTGCAGAATGCCAAGGTGAACGCAGACGGAACGTTAAGTCTTGTGGCCGACGCCAACGGCACGGTAACGGAGCCGAACCTGAAGGCGCATGTTGGGCTGACGAATGTGACAGCGCAGGGCAAGCCTGTGGGGGACTTGACCGCGGATATCCATAGCGAGGCGAGCACCGTCTTCTATACGGCGAAGTCGAACCTCGTGGGAGCGCAGGTGCAGGCTGCAGGGCAAACCTCGCTGGTCGGCGATTACCAGACGAAGGCACATGTCACAATTGCGGGCTTTGACGTAGGTAAGCCGCTGGCGCTGTTTGGTGACTCGAGCTTGAGGGGTACGTCGGACATCAATGGATCGATCGATGTAAGCGGGCCCGCGAAGACGCCGGTGTTGATGGCGGGAACGGCCGATTTCACGAACTTCGACCTGAAGCTCAATGGGTACGAGATCAAGGCGGCGGAGACGCTCAAGATCAGCTTGAAAAATGGTATAGCGACGCTCGATCAGGTGCATATCACCGGGCAGGATACCGATCTCCGGGCGAGCGGAACGGCACAGGTGTTCGGCTCTACAAACCCGCAGGGCGGCGCGTTGAATATTAAGGCGAGCGGGTCGGTAAGTCCCGCGCTGGCGCATACGTTCGATCCCGACATTATCGCGAGTGGAAAGGTGACCTTCGAGATCGGCGCGGGCGGCCAAGTGAAAAACCCTGCGCTTACAGGACAGGTGAAGTTCGAGAAGGTCAACCTTGCAGTCGATGGGATTCCCAACGGCCTGACGAACATGAACGGGACGCTCGCCTTCAACGAGGATCGGCTCGAGGTGCAGGATCTTTCGGCGACAACAGGTGGAGGGTTGCTCAAGATCGGCGGATTCCTGACGTATCGGAACGGGGTATATGCGGACCTGACGGCCACTGGCGATGTGGTGCGTGTCAGGCTCTATGGATTGAGCGCGACGGCGAACGCGAAGCTCAGGTTGCAAGGGAATCTGCAGAGCGCGCTGCTAAGCGGGAACGTGCTTCTGACAAGGTTTGGTATTGGCGCGGATGTGGACTTTGCGGCGTTCGCGGGAACGGGCGGAGTCAGCGCTCCACCTGATCCGGATGCGGCGACGAACAAGATTCGAATGGATGTTCACATCACGAGTTCGCCGCAGCTTGATTTCCAGAACTCGTACGCGAAGCTCGCGGGCACAGTCGATCTGACGGTGCGCGGGACGGTCGCGGTTCCCACAGTGCTGGGGCGCATTCAGATCACGGACGGAAGTGCCACGTTTGCGGGAACGACTTACCAGTTACAGCGCGGAGATATCTACTTTACAAATCCGGTGCGAATCGATCCGGTGATCGATCTTGACGCGACGGCGCGTGTAGAGAATTACGACGTCACGATCGGTTTGCACGGGACGACCACGAGCCTCAAGCCGACGTATCGGTCGGAGCCACCGCTGAGCGAGGCTGACGTCTTCAACCTGCTGGCACTTGGACGGACGCAGGAAGAAGCGCAGCTCTACCAGGAGCAGCAGGTCCAAGCTGGCACGGATCCGACGACGAGCGCGCTGCTTGGCGGGGCGCTCAACGCGACGGTGAGCAGTCGCGTGAGTAAGCTGTTCGGGGTGGGCAGCGTGAAGATCGACCCGGCGTTCGTTGGAACGCTGGGCACGTCGTCCGCACGCATTACTGTGCAGCAGCAGATTTCGCGGCAGATACAGTTGACCTTTGCGACGAACGTCAACTCCTCCGCGCAGGAGTTGATCCAGGTGCAATACCAGGTGACGCCGAAGGTGTCGATTGTTGCGACGAGAGACGAAACCGGTGTCTTTAGCATCGTCTACAAGATTCGCCATCTCTATCGTTAG
- a CDS encoding CsbD family protein, producing the protein MNEDTVAGKLKSAGGKIKQATGEAIGNQELANSGAADRVKGAAQETWGKTKDAAHDVSTSARVDGAVAREDAHESAHNTREGIAGAAEHLKDSISRGIDNFRADLHHHDEEKLSQVQ; encoded by the coding sequence ATGAACGAAGATACGGTTGCGGGTAAGTTGAAGTCGGCAGGCGGAAAGATCAAACAGGCCACAGGCGAGGCCATTGGCAACCAGGAACTTGCAAACTCCGGGGCGGCCGATCGCGTGAAGGGCGCTGCACAGGAGACCTGGGGTAAGACGAAGGATGCCGCGCACGATGTAAGCACCTCGGCGCGCGTTGATGGCGCAGTTGCCCGCGAAGATGCTCACGAATCGGCCCACAATACTCGTGAAGGAATCGCCGGTGCGGCAGAACATTTGAAGGACTCCATTAGCCGCGGCATCGATAACTTCCGTGCCGACCTGCATCATCACGACGAAGAGAAGCTCAGCCAGGTTCAGTAA
- a CDS encoding lmo0937 family membrane protein yields the protein MLWTITIILFILWILGLVSSYTLGGWIHLLLVLAIIVLIFNLLSGRRAL from the coding sequence ATGCTTTGGACGATCACCATCATCCTTTTTATCCTCTGGATCCTCGGGTTGGTCAGCAGCTACACCCTGGGCGGCTGGATTCACCTCCTTCTCGTCCTCGCAATTATCGTTCTTATTTTCAACCTTCTTTCCGGCCGCCGAGCTTTATAA
- a CDS encoding BON domain-containing protein, which produces MDYEKSTRFAGTLLLGGALLLGGIPIHAQGGSNDAQIQGDVQKALDNKRFNDVKVAVQNGVVVLTGTVDVYSAKEDADKKAHHRKNVKGVQNEITVAGPPVEDVTLRNKLAEKLAYDRVGYGTTAFNALTIGVENGVVTLGGVAYGPVDKDSAVSLVENYPGVKDVVDNIEVAPLSPNDDRIRIMEARAIYGAPQLNRYSMDPAKPIRITVVNGNVTLSGVVDSQGDKDVANIRANGVPGVFKVTNNLQVAGSNPKN; this is translated from the coding sequence ATGGACTACGAGAAGAGCACGCGATTTGCCGGGACCTTGCTGCTTGGTGGTGCGCTCTTGCTTGGTGGCATTCCGATCCATGCGCAGGGTGGATCGAACGACGCCCAGATCCAGGGTGATGTGCAGAAGGCACTCGACAACAAGCGTTTCAACGATGTGAAGGTTGCCGTGCAGAATGGCGTCGTAGTGCTGACCGGAACCGTCGACGTTTATAGCGCGAAGGAAGATGCGGATAAGAAGGCGCACCATCGCAAGAATGTAAAAGGCGTCCAGAACGAGATCACCGTCGCAGGTCCGCCGGTGGAGGACGTGACGCTGCGGAATAAACTCGCGGAGAAGCTTGCATATGACCGCGTCGGGTATGGCACGACGGCATTCAATGCCCTCACCATCGGCGTGGAGAATGGCGTCGTGACGCTTGGCGGCGTTGCGTATGGGCCGGTGGATAAGGATTCGGCCGTGAGCCTTGTGGAGAACTATCCCGGGGTGAAAGACGTGGTCGACAACATCGAGGTGGCTCCGCTCTCGCCGAATGATGATCGCATCCGCATCATGGAAGCGCGCGCGATCTACGGGGCTCCACAGTTGAACCGCTACTCGATGGATCCGGCCAAGCCGATTCGCATAACGGTCGTCAACGGTAACGTGACGCTCTCGGGTGTGGTCGACAGCCAGGGCGACAAGGATGTCGCCAATATTCGGGCGAATGGCGTTCCGGGGGTCTTCAAGGTTACGAACAACCTTCAGGTCGCCGGATCGAACCCAAAGAACTGA
- the lon gene encoding endopeptidase La, producing MANDFVSVIKPTAAKGEKSGSSRPIPVLPVRDTVLFPHAVLPLTVGRDSSIQLIQSLGEEKTILVVAQRDARQDMPAGTDLHSIGTRATVHKVVKMPNQSLFVFTEGNERVKLGEFGQTTPFLTAEYEVLAEAEPEKTPELEALQRNVVSEFQQIVTSSPTLSDDLQTIAINIDEPGRLADFIASSLPFLTTADKQELLETADVTARLERINKHLAKELEVQQLRNKIQTEVQDSVQQSQRDYYLREQLKAIQKEIGDLDDTQKDMAELKEKIEAAGMPDDVKKDALKELGRLSRMNPAAADYSLTRNYVEWLAVLPWSKTSSGEVDILKAKEFLDEDHYGLKKVKDRILDYLSVRRLKPDMKGPILCFVGPPGVGKTSLGRSIARALDRKFSRISLGGMHDEAEIRGHRRTYIGALPGQIIQHLKRVEVKDPVFMLDEIDKLGRDFRGDPASALLETLDPEQNNTFRDNYLDQPFDLSKVLFICTANQLDTIPGPLLDRMEIIELTGYTEEEKVNIAIKYLIPRQIKENGLTPEAIDFPKDSVAMIARHYTREAGVRKLEQQIGTVCRKLARKIAEGRTELLTITPEIVHEFLGGIKVRVDTEIAERTKRSGVVVGLAWTPAGGDVLFIEANKMKGKGGFSMTGQIGDVMKESMQAALTWVRSNALKLGLDEDVMKDIDVHIHVPAGAVPKDGPSAGVTMATALVSLLTDTPVHPLLAMTGEITLSGDVLPVGGIKEKFLAAKRAGVRDVVMPADCKQQVDEDLTPDQTEGITIHYAKRIEDVLAVALPHTRKETVKDEEVREEVLSATV from the coding sequence ATGGCAAATGATTTTGTAAGCGTCATCAAGCCGACCGCAGCCAAGGGAGAAAAGTCCGGATCGTCGCGTCCCATTCCTGTCCTCCCGGTGCGCGATACGGTGTTGTTCCCCCATGCGGTGCTTCCGCTGACGGTCGGGCGTGATAGCTCGATTCAGCTCATCCAATCGCTTGGGGAAGAAAAAACGATCCTGGTGGTTGCGCAGCGCGACGCGCGGCAGGATATGCCGGCGGGAACGGATCTCCATTCGATCGGTACGCGCGCCACGGTGCATAAAGTCGTCAAGATGCCAAATCAGAGCCTTTTCGTCTTCACGGAAGGCAATGAGAGGGTGAAGCTTGGGGAGTTCGGGCAGACCACGCCCTTCCTCACGGCGGAGTACGAGGTGCTGGCCGAGGCGGAGCCGGAGAAGACTCCCGAGTTGGAAGCTCTCCAGCGCAACGTGGTCAGCGAGTTTCAGCAGATCGTGACCTCGTCGCCGACGCTCTCGGACGATCTGCAGACGATTGCGATCAACATCGATGAACCGGGCCGCCTGGCTGATTTCATTGCGTCTTCGTTGCCGTTTCTGACGACGGCGGATAAGCAGGAACTGCTGGAGACGGCGGATGTTACGGCGCGTCTGGAGCGGATTAACAAGCATCTTGCGAAGGAGCTTGAGGTCCAGCAGCTTCGCAATAAGATCCAGACCGAGGTACAGGATTCGGTGCAGCAGTCGCAGCGGGACTACTACCTGCGCGAGCAGCTGAAGGCGATCCAGAAGGAGATCGGCGATCTCGACGACACGCAGAAGGACATGGCGGAGTTGAAAGAGAAGATCGAGGCCGCGGGCATGCCCGATGACGTGAAGAAGGATGCGCTGAAGGAGCTTGGACGGCTGAGCCGGATGAACCCGGCGGCGGCGGACTACAGCCTGACGCGTAACTATGTCGAGTGGCTCGCGGTTCTGCCGTGGTCGAAGACAAGCTCGGGCGAGGTCGACATTCTGAAGGCCAAGGAGTTCCTCGACGAGGATCACTACGGGTTGAAGAAGGTAAAGGATCGCATCCTCGACTACCTCTCCGTGCGTCGTCTGAAGCCAGATATGAAGGGGCCGATTCTCTGCTTCGTTGGACCTCCGGGCGTAGGCAAGACCTCGCTTGGGCGGTCGATCGCACGTGCCCTGGATCGCAAGTTCTCGCGCATCTCGCTCGGCGGCATGCATGACGAGGCGGAGATTCGCGGGCATCGTAGGACGTACATCGGCGCGCTTCCGGGGCAGATCATTCAGCACCTGAAGAGAGTCGAGGTCAAAGATCCAGTGTTCATGCTGGACGAGATCGACAAGCTTGGACGCGACTTCCGGGGAGATCCGGCGAGCGCGCTGCTTGAGACGCTCGATCCGGAGCAGAACAACACGTTCCGCGACAACTACCTCGATCAGCCGTTCGATCTGAGCAAGGTGCTGTTTATCTGCACGGCGAACCAGCTCGATACCATTCCCGGGCCTCTGCTTGATCGCATGGAGATCATCGAACTGACCGGCTACACGGAAGAGGAGAAGGTGAACATTGCCATCAAGTACCTCATTCCGCGGCAGATCAAGGAGAATGGCCTGACTCCCGAGGCGATCGATTTCCCGAAGGATAGCGTCGCGATGATTGCGCGGCACTATACAAGGGAGGCGGGCGTCCGCAAACTGGAGCAGCAGATCGGTACCGTATGCCGGAAGCTGGCACGCAAGATCGCCGAGGGCCGGACTGAGCTGCTGACGATTACTCCGGAGATCGTGCACGAGTTCCTTGGCGGGATCAAGGTGCGTGTCGATACGGAGATCGCGGAGCGGACGAAGCGTTCGGGCGTTGTGGTCGGCCTGGCGTGGACTCCGGCGGGAGGCGACGTGCTGTTCATCGAGGCAAACAAGATGAAGGGCAAGGGCGGCTTCTCGATGACCGGCCAGATCGGCGACGTGATGAAGGAGAGCATGCAGGCCGCGCTGACGTGGGTTCGTTCGAACGCGTTGAAGCTTGGGCTGGATGAGGACGTGATGAAGGATATCGACGTTCACATCCATGTTCCGGCGGGTGCGGTTCCCAAAGACGGCCCTTCGGCTGGCGTGACGATGGCTACGGCCCTCGTGAGCCTGCTGACGGATACCCCGGTTCATCCTCTGCTTGCGATGACGGGCGAGATTACGCTTTCGGGCGATGTGCTGCCGGTGGGCGGAATCAAGGAGAAGTTCCTCGCGGCGAAGCGGGCTGGTGTTCGCGATGTCGTGATGCCAGCGGACTGCAAGCAGCAGGTGGATGAGGATCTGACTCCAGACCAGACGGAGGGGATCACAATCCACTATGCAAAGCGGATTGAGGATGTGCTGGCGGTTGCTCTGCCTCACACCCGCAAGGAGACGGTGAAGGACGAGGAAGTGCGTGAAGAAGTTCTTAGCGCGACCGTGTAA
- a CDS encoding DUF6321 domain-containing protein, whose product MATKKVAAKKTAAKSMPKAGKDPKGGLTAEGRKFFNEREGSHLKPGVKGAADTPEKMKRKGSFLTRHFTHPRGPMEKDGEPTRLALSAQAWGEPMPKTEGEAKKLAAKGRGLLEKFHETTGTKAASKKAVKKTSSKAE is encoded by the coding sequence ATGGCTACGAAGAAGGTGGCAGCAAAGAAGACGGCGGCGAAGTCTATGCCGAAGGCTGGAAAGGACCCGAAGGGTGGGCTTACGGCTGAGGGAAGAAAGTTCTTCAACGAGCGGGAGGGGTCGCATTTGAAGCCCGGGGTGAAGGGAGCGGCGGATACTCCGGAGAAGATGAAGCGGAAGGGATCGTTCCTGACGCGTCACTTCACCCATCCACGTGGGCCGATGGAGAAGGACGGCGAGCCGACGCGGCTGGCGCTGAGCGCGCAGGCCTGGGGTGAGCCGATGCCCAAGACGGAAGGTGAGGCGAAAAAGCTCGCCGCGAAAGGGCGGGGTCTCCTAGAGAAGTTTCATGAAACTACCGGGACGAAAGCGGCGTCGAAGAAGGCGGTGAAGAAGACGAGTAGTAAGGCCGAATAG
- a CDS encoding UbiA-like polyprenyltransferase — MAALTSVWKSTAVTLEMIKWEHSIFALPFALTGAVLAAGGWPPARVLLLIVVCMVSARSAAMAFNRLVDAKLDAANPRTKMRAIPAGALGSGFVAAFVAVSAAVFLVAAAMLNRLTLELAPVALGVVLAYSYMKRVTRWSHLVLGLALGIAPSAAWIAVRGGLDARIVVLTGAVLLWVAGFDVLYACQDFEHDRKAGLFSIPQAFGMEKAFLLARTMHFASVLLLGSLIRLFGLGAVAWSGLAAVAALLVYEHSIVSPKDLRRMNTAFFTLNGVIAVVFFLAFAGDVLLRR, encoded by the coding sequence ATGGCTGCTTTGACGAGTGTGTGGAAGAGTACGGCGGTGACGCTGGAGATGATCAAGTGGGAGCACTCCATCTTTGCGCTGCCGTTTGCTTTGACGGGAGCAGTGCTGGCTGCGGGCGGGTGGCCTCCGGCGCGCGTTCTTCTGCTGATCGTGGTGTGCATGGTATCGGCACGTTCGGCGGCGATGGCGTTCAACCGCCTCGTCGACGCGAAGCTCGATGCCGCGAATCCGCGGACGAAGATGCGCGCCATTCCCGCCGGGGCGCTTGGAAGTGGATTTGTCGCGGCCTTTGTCGCTGTATCGGCGGCGGTCTTTCTCGTGGCTGCAGCGATGCTGAACCGGCTGACGCTTGAACTGGCGCCCGTCGCACTCGGGGTTGTGCTCGCCTATAGCTATATGAAGCGGGTGACGCGATGGTCGCATCTCGTGCTTGGCCTTGCGCTGGGCATTGCTCCCTCGGCTGCCTGGATCGCGGTGCGCGGCGGGTTGGATGCGCGGATCGTCGTGCTTACCGGGGCTGTGCTCCTTTGGGTGGCGGGCTTCGATGTGCTGTACGCCTGTCAGGATTTCGAACATGACCGCAAGGCTGGCCTGTTCAGCATTCCGCAGGCGTTCGGGATGGAAAAGGCGTTCCTGCTGGCTCGGACGATGCACTTTGCTTCCGTGCTCCTCCTCGGTTCGCTGATCCGGCTCTTCGGGCTTGGCGCGGTCGCGTGGAGCGGGCTTGCGGCGGTCGCGGCGCTTCTCGTGTATGAACACTCCATCGTCTCTCCCAAGGATCTGCGACGGATGAACACTGCCTTCTTTACGTTGAATGGTGTCATTGCTGTCGTCTTTTTCTTGGCCTTTGCAGGAGATGTTCTGCTTCGGCGCTAG